TAGCCACAACCAGGATGGGCCGCCTAGCACAATCCGCACAACTACAAAGAGGCGAATGGGAAAAAGCCGGCTCAGCCCTAACCAAGTTCGGCCTAGTCACCACAGGCGCGCTCGCGGGCTCGATAAAAGCCGCAGTCGACTGGGAATCCGCCTTCGCGGGAGTCCGCAAAACCGTAGACGGTACTCCTGCAGACCTAGCAAGAATAGAATCCGGGCTACGGGCCATGACCGGGCAAGTATCTGCCTCCCACGGAGAAATCGCAGCAGTAGCAGAAGCCGCAGGCCAGCTAGGCGTATCCAAAGAAAACATTGTCGGATTCACCAAGACAATGGTTGACCTTGGCGAAGCAACCAACCTGTCAGCCCAGACGCCGCCATGACCCTAACCAGGTTCATGAACATCATGGGCACCAGCCAAGATAAAGTCTCCAACCTAGGCTCATCAATCGTCCACCTCGGCAACAACTACGCCACAACAGAATCCGAAATCGCCGCAATGGGAATGCGCCTAGCCGGCGCAGGCCACCAAATTGGCCTGTCCGAAGGACAAACCCTAGGCCTGGCTGCGGCCCTCTCATCTGTCGGTGTAGAGGCAGAAGCCGGCGGATCAGCATTCTCTCGCGTAATCACCACCATGCGAAACGCCGTAGACACCGGCGGCCCACAACTAGAAACCTTCGCGCGAGTAGCAGGAATGACCGGCAAACAATTCCAGCAGGCCTTCAAACGTGACGCCGGTAGCGCAATCGGCGCATTCATCAAAGGCCTAAACGGAATAGAAGCTGCTGGCGGCTCAATGCAACCAGTACTCGAACAACTAGGCCTAACCGACCTACGCGTAGGCGATGCTCTACGCCGCGCCGCCTCCGCTTCCGACGTATTCTCCAAAGCCATGCGCGACGGGCAAAGCGCTTTTGACGAGAACAAAGCACTCGCGGAGGAAGTCGCGCGCAGGTATGAGACGGTCGGGGCCCGGTCGAAAATGGCGTGGAATCAGATTAAAGATGCTGCCATTAGCACCGGGGATAGTCTGCTACCTGTAGTGGGTAATTTAGCTGATGGGGTGGCAGGAGTCGCTAAAGGGTTTGCCTCCCTGCCTAAACCAGTCCAGACCGCTGCCGCAACACTTACAGGCGTGGTAGGCGTATCTGCCCTACTGACTGGAGGGTTTTTGAAGCTAACTCCGGCTGTTTTAGAGACCATTACCGCCCTGGAAAGCCTCGGCGTGGTATCAGCAGGCGCGAAAGCCAAAGCAGGCGGCCTAATATCTGCCGTCAGTAAGATTGGGGCGGTAGTAGCAGTTGCGGGGGCCGCACTTACGGCACTTAAAGCCGCCCAACAGTGGCTTGAGGATCCACCTTCTAAGGGAATAAAGCAATACACTAACGCCATTTTAGAAATTAAGAAGGCGTCAGATGTGCCGAAGCTTCTCAAAGATACCGGGGAGAATTTCCTTGGTATAAAAATTGGGGCAGCCGCAGGCGCAAAAAGCGTAAAGCAATACTCCAAAATGGTTAGTGAGGCATCCCGCCTAACCGGTTCATGGAGCGAAACCTACGAGAGACTCGTGGCTAAAGCCCCAGGAGTTTCGCTGGACCCCGCTCTTAAAGTTGCTGACGAGCTAAAAGAGTATGGCAAAGCCCTGGCAGGGCTCCCCCTGAACAAAGCCCAGGCGCAGTTTAGGCTGATGACCGACGCTGCCGGAGGGACCAGCAAAGCAATCAGAGATCACTTGAAACTGATGCCTGAGTATGCTCAAGCGCTCCGGGATAAGGCCCAGGCGGCAGGCCTATCTCTTAGTCAGGATCAGCTTGCTAAGCTCGCAGTTGGCGAGCTCACTCTTGAGACTGATAAGAATGGGCAGGCACAGCTGAAAGCTGCTGACGCGGCTAACGCGGCGGGTGAAGCTTTATCCCGGTGGGGTGGGCATGCGCTCACCGCAGGGGACGCGGGTGAACAGTTACGCCAGAAGCTGCAGGGGGCCTCTGAATCCTTTATTAATGTGGGAGAGGCCGCCCAGAGTGGTAGTGGCGGGTTTGAGGACTTCGCCTCAAAACTTGAAGAACAGATTGAGTCCATGAAGACCTGGCAGGCCTCCATGGCAGTTCTAAAGCAAAAGCTCTCCCCGGAGGCTTTCTCCCAGCTACTCGATATGGGGGCTACCGGTGCGCAGATTGCGAAAGATCTAACCGATGGGGTTAACGATGAGGCCCAGTGGGCACAATTCAATAACCTCATGGGGGCGAAAGGTAAGCAGTCCTCACAGGTTTTCGCGGAGGCTATGGATGACTCCTCGTTTACAGCTGCTGTCCAGCAGGTGATGGCACAAAAAGGCGAACTCGCGGCAGTCGCGTTCTCAGATGCCGTGATCAATAAGGGTATGACTTTGCAGCAAGCTGCCCAGGCTTTAGATGTGAAACTAGATATTGACGCAACGACTGACAAGGCGAAAGCTAAAGCAGACGAGGCGGCAAACTACACAACAGCAAAAAAGCCGCAGATGACGCTGGAGATGCTAACAGACCCGGCTAGGATTGCTGCCGGCGAGACCGCACAAATGGCAGAGGGACTATCGCCAGCTATGAAACTTGGGGCAGACCCAAGCGGGGCAATTGGGGTATTCAACTCAACCCAGGCAGACGGCTCTTCACGGAACCCGATTATGCTTTTAGGCGCTATGGCGGGCCCCGCATTGGGGGTTATAAATGCGACTGAGGCTGACGGGTCATCGCGTAGGCCAGTAATGACCCTGGACGCTAACGGTAGACCCGCGATTGGGAGCATGAACTCGGCAAAGGGCTACGGTGACCGTCTCAGCTCGTGGATTAGCGTGAACGCTACCGACCACTTCACAGGGCCGGTATGGGGGATACTCAGCTCGATCCCCTCAGTAAAAACAATCACCGTGGTTGCTAACGTTGTGCGCTCTGTAGCTGGTATGTTGGGGTTTGCCTCTGGCGGCCCAGTATGGGGGCTAGGGACGGGAACATCTGACTCTATCCCGGCACGCCTATCAAATAATGAGCATGTTATTACGGCGGCGGAAGTAACCGCAGCTGGTGGGCATGGCGCGATATTCGCGCTAAGGCACATGATGCACACTGGGCAGATCCGAGACCTGCTGCGCGAGCGGGGCTTCGCCGAAGGGGGAACCCCAGCACTGCCTTATGCGCCACGGCCACTTATCACATCTGGTGGCGCAATGGCCTCACGGGTTGCGCACGAGGTCAGCGTGTCACTAGCGGGCCAATCTCTCGCGCTTGTCCTAGACGATGGCACCCGTTTTAACGCGCACATCGAAGAGGCCGTGGACCGCAGGATCATAGCTTCTTCGGCAATGTGAAAGACAGGTTAGAGAGGCAAAATGACACTTAAAGGATTTATTGCTGCCCACTCGGGGCTGCCCTCATTCATGATAGACGCTGGCCCTTACCGGCTTTACAGGCAGCGCGTACTGATCGATAAGGGAGTGGGGCCTACGATCATTTCTGATCCCGCAGCGCCCGTTGGTAAACCGACCGAGTACCACGTGCAAACGGCGGAAGATAACTGGAGTGAGCTACTTACGCGCCCAGGGATTGGGGCCGCCTACCTCCTTTCTGATGCGCAAGGCCGGGGCCCCGTGCCAGTCAGGATCACTAACGGCGATGACACCGGGTGGGATTGTGGGGCAGCCGTATATCGCCCGGCGAATCGGGCCGCACCAGTAGTTAGATACAGTTTCCCGCCTCGCAGCACGGGAACCCTGCAATTCAGTGCTGGGCCGGAAGCAACGGGACGCGTGAGGGAACTGGTAGCAAGACAGGAGCCGTTCTTTTTGCTGCATGACCATAGCGTGTGCCGGATCCCTAGCTGCGATGTCCCAGCTACTCGCCTTATCGTCCCAACCGGGGACATTACCGAGTCTAGGACGGCGCGAATAGATGCGGCGCACCGAGCCTGGAACATGCAGTACACGCGCCTTCCAGAATCCGCAGCATCTAAACAGATTTTCCTCACCTGGGGAGACTGGGTGCGCGCAGAAGACTCGTGGGAAAACTCTTCTTACGTTGAGCTTGCTGAGACGATTGGGGGCCTATCATGAGGCCGGGCCCATCCCTGAAGGACCTTTTAGGACCGGTCAAGGTGGGGGTGCAAGTACGTGTAACTAGGGGCCGGCAAACTCTTGCGGAAAATCTGCCGGCCTCTAACGCGCGACTAGAGTATGCGTCAGATCGTGTTGTCCCCGGCAGGCTTACCTATGATCTGCCGGCCTCGTGGGCCCCCGCTCACCCCCTGGCCCCAGCCAATAATTATGGGCAGCGCTCCGAGGTAACGATTTCGTTTGAGACTGGAGGTAGGGTCTATGAGACTCCGCTCGGTCAGTTTATCCATGAATCATGGGGGCCAGTTTCAGGGGACACTTTCACGGTTGAAGCCCTAGATTTGATGCAGATCCCCGAGTGTGACCCGATGGTGTGGCCTTCATCCCCACCTGAGGGGGCGACGCTGATCTCTGAGATGCAACGGCTGGCAACTTTGCGCCTGCCAGTGAAATCGGACCTGTACCGGGACCCGATTATTCAGCGTGGCTCACAATGGGGAACGTCTCGGACGGAGGCAATACGAGACCTTGCGGCCTCTCAGGGAGTCGAATACGGGGTCAAAGCGGACGGCTGCCTACATGTGTGGAAGCCTGATAACGCGGGGCTGAAACCCGCAGCCTACTACACCGGCAAAGACCTACTGGTAGAAGCTCCTGCTACCGGTTTTGCCCGCCGCCCCAATAGGTTCCTCGCAGTAGGGAAGAAAGACAAAGAAGAATGGGTCGCATGGGCAGACCGCGCAGGGTTCCCATTCGATAAAGATTACGGGGTTATCACCCAGCGGGAAGAAATCTCTGCCCCCGAAGCCTATAAGGATGTTCAGGCGGCAGCGAATAAGGCAATGCGTGAGTCTATGGGCGCATTGAAAAAGAGATCTCTAGGCATCGTTCCAGACCCTCGCCTTGAAGCTGGAGACGTGATCGGGATATCAACCCCAGCTGGGGAAGAAATTGTTGGGCGCGTAGTTGCTTATTCTCTGCCACTTGGCGGGGAAGAACCCATGCGCGTTGATTTGGAGGAATTTACATGGTGAAGCCGTCTTTATGGTTAGATAAGTCCCCATCTGACGGGGTGCGGGGGCAGCTATCCCGCCCGGATGCTGCCTTATACGGTCGAGTGGAATCAATCGTTGACGGGATTTTGTCGGTCCGGTTTGAAGGGGCAGAGGGATATCCGCCAGTGCGCGTGCGTGGAGATGGGGGAATTGCCGCAGTTGGTGCGCGAGTACCATTGGTGCGTGACTCGTCTGGGCGTGTGGTCCTTGCTGGTGGGGCTAACGACTTCCCAGAGGGCGCGGACCCAGTCCCCACAGGGTATGCAGGGCAGGCCCTGTTAGAAGCTTCAAAACGCGCGGGCGAGGCTAAAAAACAGATCGATGAGTTACAGGTTAGACTCCCGAAAGAACTAGATGAGGCTAAGGGCCGTATCGACGTAGCATTTGAGAACGCTAACCGGGTAGCCTCCCAGTTTGAGGCGGAGAAGGCCCGCGTTGATGGTGAGCTTGCTAAAGCGTTAGGCGCAACAGACGAGGTAAAAAAGTCGGTTGTCGTGGCGACGTCGCAGGCTGATAACGCTAAACGGCTTGCGGAGGAGGCCAAAACCAAGGCGGATAGCGTGGGCGGGAAAGTTGCTGAAGCACAGCAGACGGCCGAGGACGCGAACGGTAAGGCAGAAGTAGCAAGCAGTATCGCCAGTATGGTCCAGATGAAGCTGTCTGGCGTGAAAGACGGCTTGCATGATGTAAAGAGTGCAGCGGATGAGGCTAAGAAGGCTGCGTCTGAGGCGGATTCTAAAGCTAGCGCTGCGGCGAAAACCGCAGGCGAGGCTGGCAGCAATGCCACATCAGCATTACAGGATGCGAAGGCGGCGAAAACTGCCGCCGATAAAGCCACCTCGCAGGCGGAGAACGCGGCGAAGCTTGCTGGTTCTGCTAGTGAGGCTGCCACGCGCGCGCAAACCGCTGCCGATGGTAAAAGCAAGATTACGCGGTCAACCACTACCCCCTCTGGTGCCGGGCATGCGGGGGACGTGTGGTGGCAGTACACCGACTCATCCCTAATTGGCAAGATTATCGGGCAATGGGTTCATGACGGCACCGCGTGGGTGAAAACTGATGTGGGGGCCGAAATAGTCGCAGATTTGACGGTGGATAAGCTCAAGGCTGGCACTGGCAGTTTTGACCGGGCGGTAATTAAGAAGCTTGTGGCGGATCAGGCATTCAGCAATGAAATGTATGCCAGTAGGATTATTTCTGCTGAGAGTGGCAACCTGGTTCTAAATGGTGATCTGACGGGCGGGCAGGCCCCGTGGAGTAAGGAGCTTAGCTTTATTGCTGATGGTGCCCCTCCTGCCTGTTCGGGGTACTTAAACGCGGATGCGAGGCCTGCCGTTATAAAGCAGGTGCACGGGGGAACCCCTATCCGCCTCGAGCCTGGGCGCGAGTACGCGTTCACTGCCTGGGTATCGGCGGACATTCGGGACTCGCGCATGTTCTTAGAGCTACGTGATAGCGAGGATAATCATGCTATCGACGTCACTCAAGGCGGGCCGCTCGAAGGTGTCCCGGATTCGCGTAATGGGAATCCCCAGTATCTTATTGGCGGGTTTGAGATCCCCACGGAGTGGACCAAAATCGGGTGCCGCTTCCGGGTAAACCCGGCCAGGGGGTATCACCTTGGTGCCTTGTATGTGAATCACAGCTCTAGTGATACGTGGGCGTACCAGGCTATCGCTGGGATCTCGATAACGCCGATGGTGGGTTCAACCCTGATTGAGGGCGGGGCTATTACTACCTCGAAGCTTGCCGCTCACGCCGTGGATGTGGAAAAGCTGAATGTTACGGAAAAAATGGGTGCGAAGCTTGGGGAGTTTGTAAAGGTGAAAGCAGATAATATTCTTGCTGGTTCAATTGATGTGGCGTTAGATTTCACCGCCGGGGGCAGGATCGCCGGCGCGGAAGTCGTAGGCTCAAAGATCATTGGCGGGCAGGTAATCATAGATAATCCATCAAGGCAGCCAACATTCCAAAACGTGTATGCGGATTATTCTGATCCGGCGGTTAACACTTTCCACGTGGAAGAGAAAACCACTTCCAGTACGAAGATTTTGCCTGACCAAATCGTACAGACTGGCAAGGTTGCGCTCTATAAGCGGGTGTTTAATAAGGGCCGCCCTGGAGGGGGATCGCCAGGGCATGGTGGTTCGAAAGACCTGTTAGATAGGTACACCCAAGAATTGAAGATTGATTCTGGTGGGATTGTCGTGCAGCAGGTCAATTCTAAAAATGATCGTGGGGTGGCGATATCTGCCTGGGGTATTGGTACTCCTGAGCTGCGTATTGATAATACGGGCGAGGTTGGCGCGTTTATGCGGCAAATCCAGATCCAGACCGGCACCGTCCATTGCAAACCAGCAGTTAGGGATGTGGCGACCGTGCGGTGGACGTTCCCCACCCCTTACCCGGCCCCACCGATGATTTTTTGCAACCCTGAGAATTGGGCGCACGTAGTCGCATCCGCATACAAGGTGACTAACACGTTTGCTGATATTGCGGTGCGTAATTTCTCTGGTGTGGTTCCCTCTCAGGATGCAATCCGGGTTATGGCAATCCCCACCAATATTGACACCATGCGCAAGCAGTAAAGGAGTGAACCGTGCGAGTACCTACGACTAGTGAGCTTAGGGAGCTTTCCTTTTTTGAGGTTAGCCGGCTTAGAGATGAGATCAGCGAGGAGTTTAACCGCCAGCAAATAATCGAATACCTACCCACTAACGTTGAGGCTTTACAGGCGGAGTATCAGAAAGCAGCCGGAGTGCCCCCGGCGGGCTCTAACTGGCAGGCCCCGACGGGGTTAAAAACCGCCTACGCGGTCGGGCAGGTAGTCACCCATAACGGGGTCAGGTGGAAGAGCCTATGCTCTTTCAACACTGCCGAGCCCGGCACTAACCCGGCTTTGTGGGGAAAAGAAGACGAAGGAGAAGCTGAGGAGGCCGCGAATGAGTGAGCAGATTGATATAAACACTCTTCTTGAAAAATACGAAGCAGAACTTGCCCGCATGACCCGGCGGGCAATACTCGCAGAAGCAACTATCGAAGCTAAAGAACGCGAACTATCCGCACTAAAAAAACACGGCCTAAAAGATGGAGACGCTAATGAGTAACTCGCACTGGAAGAAAGTAGCGTTGCCGGCAGCGACAGAACCACTCTTAGACGCGTGGAGAAAATTTGCCGATACCGCAGGCATAATCACCACAGCCAATTCGGTTGCTGAGGCCCGCCAAATACTCACCACGGCAGCAGACAATGGGGTAAGCATTACAGCAACAACGCCAGCATATTTCGATATCCACGGGGTTCTGTATCGTGCTGATGGGCGCAAGAATGGGACGGTATGGGTACTCTCGCCCCTAAATGAGGTGGAAGTCGATTCTCGTAAATACTCCACCGGTTGGAGTGGGCACCTCAACGAGAACCAGTTCCACGCGGCCTGCTCCACACAGCTACCGGCCCGCCCCTATGACCGGCTTGTCGCTGTCACCGCCGGGGCATATGGCAGGTGTACCAAAGGCCGAATGAATTTCGCGATTGTGGGCCATAATGGGGCATTCGCAGCAGCCAGGTGGGACCCTGACGAGGAGTCCTCAGTATCGGTAAGCCTGCAAACCGTTGTCCCGGCTGGGGAAGCCCCGAATATCAAGTGCGGCCCACAAGGCGGCTGGCGTGGCGGGGATGCCACACTCACCACTAATGACCGATTCAATTTCATGGTAGCTACCGCCTACCCAATAACAATGGCCTAACAGACTGGCTGTAATACATACCCACCCCGCTCGGGTGGGCTTTTTTATACCCAAAACCCAAAGAATGTGAGGAGCCCATATGGCATATCAAGATATAACCTGCTATGACTCACCGAATTACACGCCTGGCAGGGGCGGCACGCAAGTAAATGTGATTGTTATTCACTGGTGGAATAGTCCGGATCGTAATCCCGGGTTTGAGGGGGCAATACGCACCCTGTGCAACCCGGCGGTTGGCACCTCCGCCCACTGCGTAGCAGAAGCAGGCCGAGTAGCGTGGATCGTAAACGCCGCCGATACAGCCTGGCACGCCGGCGACTACTCCGTCAACAAGCGTTCTATCGGCATCGAGTGTAACCCGCGCATGAGCAGCGCAGACCTTGAAACTATCGCCCAGCTGATCGCGAATATTCGCCGCGATTACGGCTGGCGCATCCCCCTAGCTAAGCATAACGATTTCTACAATACTGCCTGCCCCGGCACGTATGCGGGCAAGCTCGCCTGGCTGGACGCGCGCGCCGAAGACATCCGCCGAGGGGCCCCTGCCAAGGTAACCCCGAAAGCAGACCCAGCCCCCGCCCCCGGCAAACTAGCCGAGGACGGCATCCTAGGGGTTGCATCTTGGAAGAAAATCCAAGCCCACCTACGCACCCCGCAAGACGGCACGATCTCCGACCAGGTGGCGGAAAAACAGGAATACTACCCGGCAATCATGGAAGCTGACCCCTGCCCGGCCCAATTCGGCAACGGCGATGACGGCTCCCAGGCCATACGCGAACTACAAGCCCGCCTAAAACAAACCCAGGACGGCATCCTCGGCCCGACCACAATCCGCGCCTGGCAAGCCAACCTCCACCAGACCCAAGACGGCTACCTCGGAGAAAACACCGCCCAAGCAATACAACACGCCCTCAACACGAAAGGATGGATGTGGTAAAAAATGGACCAGCTATTCCAGCACATTAGCCCCATTGATTTTTCCGCACTCGCGGGCATCCTGGGCACATTCGTAGTCTCGGTGATAACTCGCGCGCACTGGACGCAAAACACTAAACGCCTGGTCGCGCTCGCGGTGTACGTGGCGCTCGCGGCGGCGACCTTCGTGTTTATTAAGTATCCGGCGTTTTACCAGTTCGCGATTATGAATCTGGGTGTGGTTGCGGGGGCTGGGCAGATAGCCTACACGGTCCTAAAGCCCACGGGTTTGATGGATTGGGTGCGTGATATTACTTCCCCGCCTGCTGGTAGGCACCGCGCCCCCACCAAGACCGGCGAGGGGAAGGAGGAGTGAGCTTTTGAGCGGGTTTATTGATGCTCTTGCCACTCTTGGCGGGTTCGGGGGGTTCGCAGCTTTCATCACAGCAATCGCGGGAGTGGTAAAAATCAAACGCGTCGAACATTCCAACAAGAAGATTGAGAAAGCCGCTTGTGAGACCCGAGAGCAATTGGAGACCAACCACGGCTCATCTTTGCGTGATGCGGTTAATCGTATTGAGCGCATGCAAAAGGAGCAAGATCGCAGATTCGATCTCCTACTTGATCAGGTGAAGAGCCTGGGGCATCAGGTTGGGGATTATCGGCGCGAGCAGGCTATCGCGGCTGAGGATCTACACGCGCGCATGCGCAACCTAGAATTACGGACTGAGAAGTGCAACAAGCACTAGCATTTAGGGGCACCCTGACCAGGTTTGGCCGGGGTGCCCCTTTTTCGGTTTTAATGGCCCTTTACGTGTCCGCTGGGGGGCGGCCTCCGTGTCCGGGCCGGTTCTTATTCCAGGCATCGATGGTTTCGGGGAGCCAGCCCATGCGTTTGCCTCGGTCGGTCCCAATTTGTGCGTCTGGTTCTGGTAGGCGGTTATCCCGGTAGTAGGTTTTTACCGTGGTGGGGGATATGCCTAGCCTTTTAGCTACCCCGTTCATGGATAGGTATACGGTAGTCATTTTTTGTCCCGTTTTATTGCTGCTAGTAGGGATGCTGCCCCTGTGGTCAGGGCGAGGATGCCGAGGATGAGTTTCCACGGGCCTGGTAGGGGGGCGAATACTGCTACACATCCGGCGACTATAGCTATTGCCCAGGTGGGGATTGTTTTTGTCATTTTGTTGTGGAACGATTAGGGGTGCGGGGCCCGCCCGCTTTGAACGGGCCCCTTTCGATTAGTCCTTCGGGGGGCGGAGGGCTTCAATGAGGGCTGCGATCCCTCCTAGTAGCGTTCCGATCCCCGCTAGGATTTCCCCTATGTGTTCCATGTTCACCTCCTTTGTTCGAACACTACTATTATACCCCCACCACTTACATAAATGCAAATGGTGGAGGTAAATAACGGTTGATTGCTCACTCTCCCAATTTCTCCATCCGCGCAGCAAGAGCCCTATCCCGCTCCACCGCCGAATGCTGATAAATCATTACCGCACCAACGTCGCTATGGCCAGCACGCGCCATAAGGTCGGCGAGAGTTGCTCCCGCCCGCCCGTAAAGAGTTAGCCCGGTGTGACGTAGGTCGTGAAACCTATAGCCCGGATACCCCAGCTGAGTAACGGCCCGGTCATACCAAGCATGCATTGACTTATTAGTGAGAAAAGCCCCCGGCTTACCAGCCATGTGCACAACTAAGGCGTCCTTATCCTTGCTAACAAAGGTGTGCATGTGCTCTGTGACGCGCTTGGCACACTCAGCGGGAAGAGTAACGTCACGTTGAGCCGCGTCAGTCTTTGGCAGCCCCTCAATAAGCTGACCGCCAATGCCCCGGCTTATGCCCCGTCGCACCCTTACAACACCTTTACTCAAGTCAAGGTCCATGCGGCGCAAGCATTGAATCTCGTTAAAGCGCAGCGCCCCCCAAGCCGCCAAGTCAATCATTACCGCATACTCGGGCGGAACGAGCTCGCGCAACT
The genomic region above belongs to Winkia neuii and contains:
- a CDS encoding carbohydrate-binding protein, yielding MRVPTTSELRELSFFEVSRLRDEISEEFNRQQIIEYLPTNVEALQAEYQKAAGVPPAGSNWQAPTGLKTAYAVGQVVTHNGVRWKSLCSFNTAEPGTNPALWGKEDEGEAEEAANE
- a CDS encoding peptidoglycan recognition protein family protein; its protein translation is MAYQDITCYDSPNYTPGRGGTQVNVIVIHWWNSPDRNPGFEGAIRTLCNPAVGTSAHCVAEAGRVAWIVNAADTAWHAGDYSVNKRSIGIECNPRMSSADLETIAQLIANIRRDYGWRIPLAKHNDFYNTACPGTYAGKLAWLDARAEDIRRGAPAKVTPKADPAPAPGKLAEDGILGVASWKKIQAHLRTPQDGTISDQVAEKQEYYPAIMEADPCPAQFGNGDDGSQAIRELQARLKQTQDGILGPTTIRAWQANLHQTQDGYLGENTAQAIQHALNTKGWMW
- a CDS encoding helix-turn-helix transcriptional regulator, which produces MTTVYLSMNGVAKRLGISPTTVKTYYRDNRLPEPDAQIGTDRGKRMGWLPETIDAWNKNRPGHGGRPPADT
- a CDS encoding tyrosine-type recombinase/integrase — encoded protein: MTFVKKRVAQAWLAKEQARLNQEAAGIAQPEEEPALLNGSKTIKQLSHAYLHFCEERGLAPATLRDYRSYMTKHINPPLGDIRCDELTETAIKQWDTSHNWPSHSRRKKAIDRLNALIVYGAKNGYLHHLKADLPTRRTRNKQRCTRTLSPAEISQLRELVPPEYAVMIDLAAWGALRFNEIQCLRRMDLDLSKGVVRVRRGISRGIGGQLIEGLPKTDAAQRDVTLPAECAKRVTEHMHTFVSKDKDALVVHMAGKPGAFLTNKSMHAWYDRAVTQLGYPGYRFHDLRHTGLTLYGRAGATLADLMARAGHSDVGAVMIYQHSAVERDRALAARMEKLGE